Proteins co-encoded in one Candidatus Poribacteria bacterium genomic window:
- a CDS encoding efflux RND transporter permease subunit, with the protein MSVNNPVLANLLMVIIIAFGLYAWINLPRELTPEVSVQSAVVTTLYPGASPEEVEKLVTAPIEDAIEGSVNKVNLLFSTSSEGRSIIFVDFEEIRDRDFDKELEILRTAVEQTNGLPEEILDDPRVEEFDTSFGFPVLTIVVGGNISETQMRKIAENLKDEILDIKNIAAVRIAGLREREIWVEVKPDRLRAYQLPIATVITALSTSNLNLPAGTMELGDTEFMIRTMGEFTDLETIGETLIPIQPTGWSLRLKDVATISDTYEEVRTLSRIDRQPSINLSVEKKTEGNTIALVAELRELVENRRRYLPEGAELTVVNDYSVVLKERLGILETNALFGLVLVVLMLLLFIGWRNALFAALGIPVAFMATFWFMSVGGYTLSGVSLFGLILVVGIVVDDAIVVIENIYRYIEAGEPPRVAAVRGAEEVGWPVMAASLTTICAFGPLMFMSGVTGQFMRIVPIMAILVLIASLFEVFVILPAHVSEWGKAKIRTGYRGSARLQRQSHGAFTLSTRLIGFFAWFATFFDFIRNRYVRILKITIRHRYVFVGSVLFIGLVACVGAFLVLDRELFPGEDFPQFYVKAEMPPSYGIQETTEVIAQIEEMAKELPATEVAAVVSNVGLHTFMSGLVRRSVTYGSNLGEVIIELTPKKERTRGVDEIIAELRTKTTTISGIERLNFVTQEEGPPQGADVRARVKGPRFENLTELADVLKTVLTRIEGVYDIQDDFSTGKAELRIYLNQEKAYQYGLSTFQVAQTVRTALAGAKATTYREADEAVDVIVKYKEDTLKNLAELNNLLIAIPTGAIVPLKDVATIREEKGYADIHRFDGERSISVYASVDRAKTTPVRVNQALIRTFANVESLYPGYQLDFRGVFDEITESFSELWKLFIVGLLLIYMVLGAQFKSFSQPIIILLAVPFGMIGAMIGTLLSNATLSIVAMFGIVALSGIVVNDSIVLIDFINKHRERGHNKWYAILKGSSIRLRPIILTSLTTIIGLIPMAIGLGGKSPIWMPMAYTIIFGLAFATLMTLFVMPALYAITTDLRAFFLRNPEERFRPVSDEELLGAATPADD; encoded by the coding sequence ATGTCCGTAAATAATCCCGTTTTAGCGAATCTTTTGATGGTTATAATTATCGCTTTCGGGTTGTACGCATGGATAAATTTACCGCGAGAACTCACACCCGAAGTCTCAGTACAGAGCGCAGTTGTAACAACGTTATATCCGGGAGCATCCCCTGAAGAAGTTGAAAAGCTTGTCACTGCTCCTATTGAGGATGCCATTGAAGGGAGCGTCAACAAAGTTAACCTATTGTTTTCGACCTCTTCAGAGGGGCGCTCCATTATCTTTGTCGATTTTGAGGAGATAAGGGATCGGGATTTCGACAAGGAACTTGAGATTCTCCGCACTGCTGTTGAACAGACAAATGGGCTGCCAGAGGAGATTTTAGATGACCCGAGGGTCGAAGAATTTGATACTTCATTTGGTTTTCCTGTGTTGACGATTGTTGTTGGTGGAAATATTTCGGAAACACAGATGCGGAAAATTGCCGAAAATCTCAAAGACGAAATCTTAGACATCAAAAATATTGCTGCCGTCCGAATAGCAGGTCTCCGTGAGAGGGAAATATGGGTTGAGGTAAAGCCTGATCGCTTGAGAGCTTACCAATTGCCTATTGCAACCGTTATCACTGCCCTGAGTACCAGCAACTTGAACCTCCCGGCAGGTACGATGGAACTCGGGGACACGGAATTCATGATCCGAACGATGGGAGAATTCACCGATTTGGAGACTATTGGCGAAACTCTCATCCCTATTCAACCCACAGGGTGGTCTCTCCGTCTGAAAGATGTCGCAACGATCTCTGACACCTATGAGGAAGTGCGGACCCTATCGCGAATTGACAGACAACCCTCGATTAACCTAAGTGTGGAGAAAAAGACAGAAGGAAACACAATCGCATTAGTTGCTGAACTCCGCGAATTAGTCGAAAATCGGAGAAGGTATCTCCCCGAAGGTGCTGAATTGACGGTTGTTAACGACTATTCGGTTGTTCTCAAAGAAAGATTGGGGATTCTTGAAACAAATGCACTTTTCGGTTTGGTGCTTGTCGTTTTGATGCTCCTCCTTTTTATCGGATGGCGGAATGCGCTATTTGCGGCACTGGGTATACCCGTTGCGTTCATGGCGACGTTTTGGTTTATGTCTGTAGGCGGCTATACACTCAGTGGTGTTTCCTTGTTTGGACTTATTTTAGTGGTAGGAATTGTTGTAGATGATGCTATTGTCGTCATAGAAAACATCTACCGATATATTGAAGCAGGGGAACCTCCGAGAGTTGCTGCGGTTCGCGGCGCAGAAGAAGTCGGCTGGCCCGTTATGGCGGCGAGTTTGACGACAATCTGCGCGTTTGGTCCATTGATGTTTATGTCCGGTGTTACTGGACAGTTTATGCGAATCGTGCCGATTATGGCGATTTTGGTGCTGATAGCTTCTCTTTTTGAAGTCTTCGTCATTTTACCAGCTCACGTCTCCGAATGGGGAAAAGCCAAAATCCGAACAGGATACAGGGGTTCTGCCAGGCTCCAACGCCAGTCTCACGGTGCCTTTACGCTAAGTACTCGCCTCATCGGTTTTTTTGCTTGGTTTGCCACATTTTTTGACTTTATTCGGAATCGATATGTTAGGATATTGAAAATAACCATCCGACACCGATATGTCTTTGTGGGGAGTGTCCTCTTCATCGGATTGGTTGCATGCGTCGGGGCATTTTTGGTACTTGACAGGGAGCTCTTCCCCGGTGAAGACTTTCCACAATTTTATGTTAAAGCCGAGATGCCGCCATCCTACGGAATTCAGGAAACAACGGAAGTGATTGCCCAAATTGAAGAGATGGCTAAAGAACTTCCTGCGACTGAAGTCGCTGCGGTCGTCAGCAATGTCGGTTTACACACATTTATGTCGGGTTTGGTAAGAAGAAGTGTTACCTACGGTTCAAATCTCGGAGAGGTAATCATCGAGCTCACACCTAAAAAAGAACGCACGCGAGGTGTAGATGAGATCATCGCGGAGCTACGGACAAAAACCACCACAATTAGTGGAATAGAGCGGCTGAATTTCGTTACACAGGAAGAGGGACCCCCACAAGGCGCGGACGTAAGAGCCAGGGTAAAAGGACCGAGATTTGAGAATCTGACTGAACTCGCTGACGTTCTTAAGACAGTCCTAACTCGGATAGAAGGTGTTTACGACATCCAAGATGACTTCAGCACCGGAAAGGCTGAATTGCGCATCTACTTGAATCAGGAGAAAGCATATCAATATGGATTAAGTACATTTCAGGTTGCCCAAACGGTTCGGACTGCTCTTGCGGGTGCTAAAGCCACAACCTATCGTGAAGCGGACGAAGCAGTTGATGTCATCGTCAAATATAAGGAAGATACTCTTAAAAACCTTGCCGAACTTAACAATTTATTGATTGCAATCCCGACAGGTGCGATTGTTCCACTTAAAGACGTTGCGACCATCAGGGAGGAGAAGGGTTATGCAGATATCCATCGATTCGACGGGGAACGATCAATCTCGGTTTATGCCTCAGTAGATAGAGCAAAAACAACGCCAGTGAGGGTAAATCAGGCGTTAATTCGTACGTTCGCTAACGTAGAATCTCTGTATCCGGGATACCAACTCGATTTTCGAGGGGTTTTTGATGAGATTACAGAATCCTTCTCCGAGTTGTGGAAATTGTTTATTGTTGGATTGTTGTTAATTTATATGGTATTAGGTGCGCAATTCAAATCGTTTAGTCAACCAATTATTATCCTCTTGGCTGTGCCATTCGGAATGATTGGAGCGATGATAGGAACCCTACTTTCTAATGCGACACTTAGCATCGTCGCTATGTTTGGTATTGTAGCACTTTCTGGGATTGTCGTGAACGATTCGATTGTGCTGATTGATTTCATTAACAAGCATCGGGAACGTGGTCACAATAAATGGTATGCGATTCTAAAAGGAAGTAGCATCCGACTGCGTCCGATTATACTCACTTCATTGACGACAATTATTGGTCTTATTCCAATGGCAATCGGTTTAGGGGGCAAATCGCCAATCTGGATGCCGATGGCGTATACGATCATTTTCGGACTCGCGTTTGCAACCTTGATGACGTTATTCGTAATGCCAGCGTTGTATGCCATCACAACAGATTTGCGAGCGTTCTTCTTGAGAAATCCAGAGGAACGCTTCCGTCCTGTTTCCGATGAAGAGCTGCTGGGTGCCGCAACCCCGGCTGATGATTAA
- a CDS encoding Gfo/Idh/MocA family oxidoreductase translates to MKITFIGVGGITRSYRQSLKQLERPIAAVCDINAERATAIAAEENATPYTDHGEMLQKEKPDVVFICIPPGAHTTQVVDAAASDAALFVAKPVAQDLETAQRTRDAIDTAGVLSQVGYMARYSDITARAKELVGDQKLAMGIGRFLTRMGANHPWWGKYDVSRGQMVEQTTHVFDLIRYFLGDVTSVQAYGIKGVSEGIADFEECTVCNMQFQSGAVGSITSTCVARAHDNFATELVGDAIYLKLTHDLGLRGQIGDETINYTGTEAGYFRQVEQFINAVEANDQELVLSSYADAVKSLAVTLAANRSLETGQVEQVVV, encoded by the coding sequence ATGAAAATTACCTTTATTGGTGTTGGCGGCATCACCAGAAGTTACCGCCAAAGCCTCAAACAACTCGAACGTCCCATTGCAGCAGTCTGCGATATAAATGCTGAACGTGCCACAGCCATCGCTGCTGAAGAAAATGCAACACCGTACACTGACCACGGTGAGATGCTACAAAAAGAGAAACCCGATGTTGTATTTATCTGTATTCCACCGGGTGCGCATACGACACAGGTTGTCGATGCAGCAGCATCCGACGCAGCACTCTTCGTCGCCAAACCCGTTGCGCAGGATTTAGAAACCGCACAACGCACTCGCGACGCAATTGATACGGCTGGTGTCCTCAGTCAAGTCGGCTATATGGCGCGATACAGCGACATTACAGCAAGAGCGAAGGAGTTAGTCGGAGATCAGAAACTTGCTATGGGGATTGGACGGTTTCTCACGCGGATGGGTGCTAATCATCCATGGTGGGGGAAATACGACGTGTCCCGCGGACAAATGGTGGAACAGACGACTCACGTCTTTGACCTCATCCGTTATTTTCTCGGTGATGTGACGAGTGTTCAGGCTTACGGTATCAAAGGCGTTTCCGAAGGTATCGCAGACTTCGAGGAGTGTACCGTTTGCAACATGCAGTTTCAGAGCGGAGCAGTAGGGAGTATCACCAGTACGTGTGTTGCCCGTGCACACGACAACTTCGCAACCGAATTGGTAGGTGATGCCATCTATCTCAAACTCACACACGATCTCGGATTACGGGGTCAGATTGGTGATGAAACGATTAACTACACCGGCACTGAGGCGGGGTACTTCCGACAGGTTGAACAGTTCATCAATGCGGTTGAAGCGAACGATCAAGAATTGGTGCTTTCGTCCTACGCCGATGCCGTCAAATCGCTTGCTGTCACACTCGCTGCAAATCGTTCATTGGAGACAGGACAAGTTGAACAAGTGGTAGTATAG
- a CDS encoding LamG domain-containing protein — MRKSISVLGISCLLVMWVIPQLCSAEIDPETAVGVWLFDEGAGKTTKDSSEFGHDGTINGAKWKDGKIGKGLEFDGGQWVSIDSTPELQLGDELTMMAWFFATDIGDWRQLIAKSDEYLLRIDPPQEGNRMSAFVKPGGSWEPRASATVPDEDTWIHFAATYDINEKAEQLVVYVNGVRAGVSTRPGKTTVTGNPVEIGRWGGGSFFVGIIDEAAIFNTVLSEDDLAIIVEHGLAKALGGLDVEPLDKLALTWGTLKGIR, encoded by the coding sequence ATGCGAAAATCTATCTCGGTTTTAGGAATTAGCTGTTTATTAGTGATGTGGGTAATCCCGCAGCTCTGTTCTGCCGAAATTGATCCTGAAACGGCAGTCGGTGTCTGGCTCTTTGATGAAGGTGCTGGCAAGACAACCAAAGATTCTTCAGAATTCGGACACGACGGCACAATTAACGGTGCGAAGTGGAAAGACGGAAAAATCGGCAAAGGGCTTGAGTTTGATGGCGGACAGTGGGTATCCATTGACTCAACGCCGGAATTACAACTCGGCGATGAACTCACAATGATGGCGTGGTTCTTTGCAACAGATATTGGGGATTGGCGGCAGCTCATCGCAAAAAGCGACGAGTATCTTTTGCGGATTGACCCACCGCAGGAAGGCAATCGGATGTCTGCGTTTGTCAAACCCGGTGGAAGTTGGGAGCCGAGAGCCTCCGCAACTGTACCGGATGAGGACACCTGGATCCACTTCGCAGCGACTTACGACATCAACGAGAAGGCTGAACAACTCGTGGTGTATGTGAATGGCGTGAGAGCAGGAGTGAGTACACGTCCCGGTAAAACGACCGTCACAGGGAATCCTGTTGAGATTGGTCGATGGGGTGGTGGTTCATTTTTCGTCGGTATTATTGATGAAGCGGCTATTTTTAACACGGTGCTCAGTGAAGACGACTTAGCGATTATCGTAGAACACGGGTTGGCGAAGGCACTTGGTGGGTTAGACGTTGAACCGTTGGATAAGTTGGCGTTAACGTGGGGTACTCTCAAAGGGATTCGGTAA
- a CDS encoding SDR family NAD(P)-dependent oxidoreductase, with protein sequence MSRKNILRVDKDTLAKDVTGKVYIVTGANSGVGLETTRQLVKQGGHVIMACRRLEAAEEIANSFTGLRGGYEVMKLDLADLQSVREFVDAFLKKYDKLDGLVCNAGLVTSGSEVQRTKDGFEMAIGVSYFGHFLLTELLLEVLKESAPSRMVIVSSVVHAGSKQNRPTVHLDDLNFNTRKFNNFAAYAEAKVAAVLYAMELAERLKSAGVTTASVHPGWARSNFGGNSWFVRIMRVILAPLNPFITESNEEAAQTSLHCLLSDDVPNHSGAYFSQSSVLYRDKECKKGGWPMTSPNPNAKDMGTAKKLVDLSYKLVGLEQ encoded by the coding sequence ATGAGTAGAAAGAATATATTACGGGTCGATAAGGATACACTTGCCAAAGATGTAACTGGAAAAGTTTATATCGTAACAGGTGCTAATTCGGGAGTTGGTCTTGAAACGACAAGACAATTAGTTAAGCAAGGTGGCCATGTAATAATGGCATGCAGAAGACTCGAGGCAGCGGAAGAGATCGCCAACAGTTTTACCGGATTAAGAGGGGGTTATGAGGTCATGAAATTAGACCTTGCCGATCTACAGTCGGTGAGGGAGTTTGTTGATGCATTCCTGAAGAAATATGATAAACTGGATGGTTTAGTGTGCAATGCTGGACTTGTGACCTCTGGCAGTGAAGTCCAAAGGACGAAAGATGGGTTTGAGATGGCGATCGGCGTGAGTTATTTCGGGCATTTCTTGCTTACTGAATTATTGCTTGAGGTGTTGAAGGAAAGTGCCCCATCAAGAATGGTAATTGTTTCGTCTGTTGTTCATGCAGGCAGTAAACAAAATCGACCCACTGTGCATTTGGACGACTTGAATTTTAATACAAGAAAATTCAATAATTTCGCGGCTTATGCTGAGGCTAAAGTTGCTGCTGTCTTATATGCAATGGAACTTGCGGAAAGACTAAAAAGCGCGGGTGTTACGACGGCTTCCGTTCACCCGGGGTGGGCACGCTCAAACTTCGGCGGCAATAGCTGGTTTGTGAGAATCATGCGGGTGATACTGGCACCGCTCAACCCTTTTATCACTGAGAGTAACGAAGAGGCAGCCCAAACGTCACTTCATTGTTTACTCTCTGATGATGTACCAAACCATTCAGGGGCGTATTTTAGTCAGAGCAGTGTACTTTATAGAGACAAAGAATGTAAAAAAGGGGGTTGGCCCATGACATCTCCAAATCCGAACGCCAAAGATATGGGGACTGCAAAGAAATTAGTGGATCTCAGTTATAAATTGGTTGGATTGGAGCAGTAG
- a CDS encoding efflux RND transporter permease subunit, producing the protein MSIPKISVNNPVLANMLMIIIIAFGTYAWINLPRELTPEIALQSATITTLYPGASPEEVEKLVTAPIEDAIEENVSKINLLFSTSSEGRSVISVDFEEMSDRDYDKEIENLRTAVEGVNDLPEEILDDPRVEELDISSGFPMLTIVVGGDISERQMRDIAENLKDEILDIKNIASVRIAGLREREIWVEMDPDRLKAYQIPIAGVVAALGTSNLNLPAGTMELGNTEFMVRTMGEFASPDTIGETIIAVQSTGTPLRLKDVATVSDTYEEARTLSRIGGEPSISLSVQKKTEGNTIALVAELRELVQKRSGDLPDGAELTAVNDYSVILKERLGILETNALFGLVLVVLMLLLFIGWRNAMFAALGIPVAFMATFWFMSVGGYSLSGVSLFGLILVVGIVVDDAIVVVENIYRHLETGASPKVAAIRGAEEVGWPVVAASLTTICAFGPLMFMSGVPGQFMRVVPIMAILVLIASLFEVFVILPAHVSEWGRPKPRTGRSRLEPLRTRSPNTFSLTVPIVGFLAWFGTVFDLIRNRYVRVLKKTIRYRYAFVGCVLLIGSVVCVSAFVVLDKELFPGEDFPQFYVKAEMPPSYGMQETTNVIAQIEEAAKTLPSSEVAAIVSNVGLHTPTGAMMEGVTYGSNFGEVIVELTPKQERTRGVDDIIAELRTKTTTISGIEELNFITQEGGPPQGEDVEVKVKGARFEQLTALADTLKASLSQMDGVYDIRDDFRTGKSELRIYLKPEKAHQYGLTTFQIAQTVRTAIEGAKATTYREADEAIDVIVKYEEDTLGNLAELNNLLIATPSGAIVPLKDVADITEEKGYSDIRRFDGERAITVYASVDRAKTTPFAATQALIGTFADVGSLYPGYQLDFRGLFDEIIESFSELWKLFIVGLLLIYVVLGAQFKSFIQPIIIMLAVPFGMIGAMVGLFLANATLSMVAMFGIVALSGIVVNDSIVLIDFINKYRERGYNKWYAILKGGSIRLRPIILTSLTTIFGLIPMAIGLGGKSPIWMPMAYTIIFGLALATTMTLFVMPALYAITTDLRAVFLKNPEERFQTVSDENLLGVAVPADD; encoded by the coding sequence ATGTCCATTCCTAAGATATCCGTGAATAACCCTGTTTTGGCAAATATGCTAATGATTATAATCATTGCTTTTGGGACGTATGCATGGATAAACCTCCCACGGGAACTCACACCCGAAATCGCATTACAGAGCGCGACCATCACAACTCTATATCCGGGTGCCTCCCCCGAAGAAGTTGAAAAACTCGTCACTGCTCCCATTGAAGACGCTATTGAGGAAAATGTCAGCAAAATCAATCTACTGTTCTCTACCTCTTCGGAAGGAAGATCCGTGATCTCTGTCGACTTTGAAGAAATGAGTGACCGAGATTACGACAAGGAGATTGAAAATCTCCGCACTGCTGTTGAAGGTGTAAATGACTTGCCAGAGGAGATTTTAGATGATCCAAGGGTCGAAGAACTTGATATCTCATCCGGTTTTCCTATGCTGACAATCGTTGTTGGCGGCGATATTTCGGAAAGGCAGATGCGGGATATTGCCGAAAATCTCAAAGATGAAATATTGGATATTAAAAACATCGCATCTGTCCGGATAGCAGGGCTCCGTGAAAGAGAAATCTGGGTTGAGATGGATCCCGATCGGTTGAAAGCCTATCAGATTCCCATTGCGGGCGTTGTTGCTGCGCTGGGTACCAGCAACTTGAACCTACCAGCAGGCACGATGGAACTCGGTAATACGGAATTCATGGTGCGGACGATGGGCGAATTTGCGAGTCCAGATACAATCGGTGAAACCATCATCGCCGTTCAATCGACAGGGACACCCCTGCGCCTAAAGGATGTCGCAACCGTTTCGGACACCTATGAAGAGGCAAGGACGCTATCACGGATTGGTGGGGAACCCTCTATCAGCTTAAGTGTCCAAAAAAAGACGGAAGGCAACACGATTGCCTTGGTTGCTGAACTCCGTGAGTTGGTTCAAAAACGGAGCGGCGACCTGCCTGACGGTGCCGAATTGACTGCGGTTAACGATTATTCGGTTATCCTCAAAGAACGTTTAGGGATTCTTGAAACAAACGCACTCTTCGGTTTGGTGCTTGTTGTTTTGATGCTCCTGCTCTTTATCGGGTGGCGCAACGCTATGTTCGCTGCACTCGGAATACCGGTTGCCTTTATGGCAACGTTTTGGTTCATGTCTGTGGGGGGGTACTCACTCAGTGGTGTTTCCTTGTTTGGGCTTATTTTGGTCGTAGGGATTGTTGTAGATGACGCTATTGTTGTTGTAGAAAATATCTATCGGCACCTTGAGACGGGGGCATCTCCGAAAGTTGCTGCGATTCGCGGCGCAGAGGAGGTTGGTTGGCCCGTTGTGGCGGCAAGTTTGACAACGATCTGTGCTTTCGGTCCGTTGATGTTCATGTCGGGCGTTCCTGGGCAGTTTATGCGGGTCGTGCCGATTATGGCGATTCTGGTGTTGATAGCTTCTCTTTTTGAAGTCTTCGTCATTTTGCCAGCACACGTCTCTGAATGGGGAAGACCGAAACCCCGTACGGGACGCAGCAGACTTGAACCCCTCCGAACCCGATCTCCGAATACCTTTAGCCTAACTGTCCCTATCGTCGGCTTTTTGGCATGGTTCGGTACGGTTTTTGACCTCATCCGAAACCGATATGTGAGAGTCTTGAAAAAGACGATCCGATACCGATATGCTTTTGTTGGGTGTGTTCTCTTGATTGGATCGGTTGTGTGTGTTAGCGCGTTTGTGGTGCTTGACAAGGAGCTCTTTCCCGGAGAGGATTTCCCACAGTTCTATGTCAAAGCCGAAATGCCGCCTTCCTATGGTATGCAAGAGACGACTAACGTGATAGCTCAGATTGAAGAAGCCGCGAAAACGCTTCCATCAAGCGAAGTCGCTGCGATCGTCAGCAACGTTGGGTTACATACACCAACGGGTGCTATGATGGAAGGTGTTACATACGGCTCAAATTTCGGAGAAGTTATTGTTGAACTCACACCAAAACAAGAACGCACTCGAGGTGTAGATGACATCATCGCCGAACTGCGGACGAAAACCACAACGATTAGTGGCATAGAGGAGTTGAATTTCATTACACAGGAAGGCGGGCCCCCACAAGGAGAGGATGTTGAAGTTAAGGTAAAAGGGGCGAGATTTGAACAACTTACTGCACTCGCTGATACCCTGAAAGCATCACTCTCGCAGATGGATGGGGTCTACGACATTCGAGACGACTTTCGGACAGGTAAATCCGAACTCCGTATCTATCTGAAACCGGAGAAGGCCCATCAATACGGATTAACCACATTCCAAATTGCGCAAACAGTGCGCACCGCTATTGAGGGTGCCAAAGCGACAACTTATCGGGAAGCAGACGAGGCGATTGATGTTATCGTCAAATACGAGGAAGATACGCTTGGAAACCTTGCTGAACTGAATAATCTGTTGATTGCAACACCCAGTGGGGCTATCGTTCCGCTCAAGGATGTCGCCGATATTACAGAGGAAAAAGGGTATTCTGATATCCGCCGGTTTGACGGTGAACGGGCGATTACGGTTTATGCTTCTGTAGATAGGGCAAAAACAACCCCTTTTGCAGCAACTCAGGCGTTAATCGGCACGTTCGCCGATGTTGGATCCCTGTATCCGGGATACCAACTCGATTTTCGAGGGCTTTTTGATGAGATTATAGAGTCCTTTTCCGAGTTGTGGAAACTGTTCATCGTCGGGCTGTTGTTGATTTATGTTGTGTTAGGTGCGCAATTTAAATCATTTATACAACCTATTATCATTATGCTTGCTGTTCCATTCGGGATGATAGGTGCGATGGTTGGGTTATTCCTTGCCAATGCAACGCTTAGCATGGTCGCCATGTTTGGTATCGTCGCACTTTCAGGAATTGTGGTGAACGATTCGATTGTCCTTATCGACTTCATTAACAAGTACCGAGAGCGTGGGTACAACAAATGGTATGCGATCCTGAAAGGTGGGAGTATCCGATTGCGTCCGATCATTCTCACCTCGCTGACGACGATTTTCGGACTCATTCCGATGGCAATCGGTTTAGGTGGCAAATCGCCGATCTGGATGCCGATGGCGTATACAATTATCTTTGGGCTCGCGCTTGCAACTACAATGACGCTGTTTGTAATGCCCGCCCTATATGCGATTACAACAGATCTACGAGCGGTTTTCCTGAAAAATCCAGAAGAACGTTTCCAAACCGTTTCAGACGAAAACCTATTAGGGGTTGCAGTCCCAGCTGATGACTAA
- a CDS encoding AAA family ATPase, which translates to MSETKGTQHPNVEIAVENFGPIAEANIDLRPLTVFVGPSNTGKTYFATLVYALHGTFNGLSGSGLLSPFEQGEVLSIVRQLLTDHTMPRTEIQDIVNKLGMWGRPFKLSDLSKEMRQKLGSIIKETDFFTETLQDELKNCFDLNSIPELIRMTEVKHSEMTTLLKVIEGGQEYWNFKMNVSESEVNLDSSTVLNISTEDDLVLLPIECLVSAELLVDDNRASISISGPKKRNRYYMPAARSGIMQSHRIIASSLVKRTTRVGLERFPEVPTMSGVIADFMERIILYEEGKIPNDEMKHLAMTLESDVLGGQIRVEPSLIGYPDFRYQPQGVEEDIRLSQTSSMVSELAPLVLFLRGLVRPGDTLIIEEPEAHLHPGAQADIAVILARLVRAGVRVIITTYSDWLLQEISNLTLEGLLEDETDEPASWLLPNEVGVWHFQKDKPVREIPFHPREGISPEDYEDVAEGLYNRSVNLQQRLEKKKGESGREPV; encoded by the coding sequence ATGAGCGAAACCAAAGGCACGCAGCATCCGAATGTTGAAATTGCTGTTGAGAACTTCGGCCCCATCGCTGAAGCAAATATTGATTTGCGTCCGCTGACAGTGTTTGTCGGTCCAAGTAATACAGGAAAAACCTATTTTGCTACGTTGGTGTATGCGTTGCATGGCACTTTTAACGGTTTATCTGGCTCAGGCCTTCTTTCTCCTTTTGAGCAAGGAGAAGTTCTAAGTATAGTACGTCAACTTTTAACTGATCACACTATGCCAAGAACGGAAATTCAGGATATAGTCAATAAATTAGGAATGTGGGGCAGACCTTTTAAATTGTCGGATTTGTCCAAGGAAATGCGACAAAAATTAGGCTCTATAATCAAAGAGACAGATTTTTTTACAGAAACATTGCAAGATGAACTCAAAAATTGTTTTGATCTTAATTCCATTCCAGAACTGATCCGTATGACTGAAGTAAAGCATAGTGAAATGACAACTTTGCTGAAGGTTATTGAAGGAGGACAAGAATATTGGAACTTCAAGATGAATGTTTCTGAATCAGAAGTTAACTTAGATAGTTCTACTGTTCTGAATATTTCAACTGAGGATGACCTAGTACTTCTTCCTATAGAATGTTTGGTTTCCGCAGAACTTCTTGTTGATGACAACAGGGCCAGCATAAGTATTAGTGGGCCTAAAAAAAGAAATAGGTACTATATGCCTGCTGCTCGGAGCGGAATAATGCAAAGTCATCGTATTATCGCAAGTTCGCTTGTGAAACGTACGACCCGAGTAGGTTTGGAACGTTTCCCCGAAGTTCCCACTATGTCAGGAGTGATAGCAGATTTTATGGAAAGGATTATCCTTTACGAAGAAGGCAAAATTCCTAATGATGAAATGAAACACCTGGCAATGACCCTTGAATCCGATGTCCTTGGGGGGCAAATACGTGTGGAACCTTCATTAATCGGATATCCAGACTTTCGCTACCAACCACAAGGTGTAGAAGAGGATATACGTTTAAGCCAAACCTCATCAATGGTATCTGAACTTGCTCCCTTGGTTTTGTTTCTCAGAGGTCTTGTCCGTCCTGGCGACACACTCATTATTGAAGAACCCGAAGCACACTTGCACCCTGGTGCGCAAGCAGATATAGCAGTTATCCTCGCTCGCTTGGTTAGGGCAGGGGTAAGAGTGATTATAACAACATACAGCGACTGGCTACTTCAGGAAATAAGCAATCTGACGCTTGAAGGACTATTAGAAGACGAAACCGACGAACCTGCAAGTTGGCTCCTACCGAACGAAGTTGGTGTATGGCATTTCCAAAAGGACAAACCTGTGCGGGAAATTCCGTTTCATCCCCGAGAAGGCATATCCCCAGAAGATTATGAGGATGTTGCTGAAGGACTCTATAACCGATCAGTGAATCTCCAACAGAGACTTGAAAAAAAGAAAGGTGAAAGCGGACGTGAACCTGTATGA